Proteins from a single region of Crassaminicella profunda:
- a CDS encoding glutaredoxin family protein, with product MDVTSNMDARKELMKERIMAVPVVKIDDEYIVGFDKEKLDKLM from the coding sequence GTGGATGTAACAAGTAATATGGATGCAAGAAAAGAATTGATGAAAGAAAGAATTATGGCAGTACCTGTTGTGAAGATCGATGATGAATATATTGTTGGTTTTGATAAAGAAAAATTAGATAAATTAATGTAA
- a CDS encoding bifunctional 4-hydroxy-3-methylbut-2-enyl diphosphate reductase/30S ribosomal protein S1 — MKIIIADNAGFCFGVKQAMNKTINAIGNTNSKKIYTYGPLIHNNQVINKLEGMGVSAVENLEDAKESTLIIRSHGVPIHIYDLAKQWNIEIIDATCPFVRKVQKTAKEYYDQGYTIIIIGNPKHPEVIGINGWCNNNAYIVQTLEDIDAIKHWEKICVVAQTTITLDLWNSVVEKLNEKATVFEKFNTICTATKERQKACGNVAKEVDAMIVIGGYHSSNTQKLVQIGKKYCKNTYHIETADELPIEELKNLNKIGVTAGASTPDWIIKEAIEKMNNMEHENNEMMKMMEEIENSLTVPRRGNTVNGTVIHVTDKEIMVNIGYKSDGIIPKHEISNDPLVNPHDIAKEGDPIEAYVLRTDDGEGNILLSKKRVDAEKYWENLEEVKAENKTLKVKVLQVVKGGVIAAYKEITGFIPASQLSTSYVDDLQEYVGKELHVKIIDLDFRKKKVVFSRRVVKKEENEIKRRLLWESIEKGKTIEGEVKRLADFGAFVDIGGMDGLVHISDLSWGRVNHPKEVVKIGDKIKVVILDFDKEKNRISLGLKQTTPEPWGNIEGKYNVGDIVDGKVVKLVDFGAFVELEPGVDGLVHISQIADRHIAKASEEVHVGQTVKVKILDLNKENKRISLSMKEAVEGANDTNVEIINEDEPTTIGEILESKE; from the coding sequence TTGAAAATAATTATTGCTGACAATGCAGGATTCTGCTTTGGTGTAAAACAAGCTATGAATAAAACAATTAATGCTATTGGTAATACGAACAGTAAAAAAATATATACCTATGGACCTTTAATACATAATAATCAAGTCATCAATAAATTAGAAGGTATGGGTGTTTCTGCTGTAGAGAACTTAGAAGATGCTAAAGAAAGCACCTTAATCATCCGTTCTCATGGGGTGCCTATTCATATATATGATTTAGCTAAGCAATGGAATATTGAAATCATTGATGCTACTTGTCCCTTTGTGAGAAAAGTTCAAAAAACTGCAAAAGAATATTATGATCAAGGGTACACGATTATTATTATAGGAAATCCTAAGCATCCAGAAGTCATAGGTATTAATGGATGGTGTAATAATAATGCATATATTGTTCAAACGTTAGAAGATATTGATGCTATTAAGCATTGGGAAAAAATATGCGTTGTAGCCCAAACAACTATTACATTGGATTTATGGAATAGTGTAGTTGAAAAGCTTAATGAAAAAGCGACTGTTTTTGAGAAATTTAATACTATTTGTACTGCAACGAAGGAAAGGCAAAAAGCTTGTGGTAATGTTGCAAAAGAAGTAGATGCAATGATTGTCATTGGTGGTTATCATAGTTCAAATACTCAAAAACTTGTACAGATAGGGAAAAAGTATTGTAAAAATACTTATCATATAGAAACAGCTGATGAATTACCAATAGAAGAGTTAAAAAATTTGAATAAAATTGGAGTTACAGCTGGTGCATCTACGCCAGACTGGATTATTAAGGAGGCTATTGAAAAAATGAATAACATGGAACATGAAAATAATGAAATGATGAAAATGATGGAAGAAATTGAAAACAGTTTGACAGTACCTAGAAGAGGAAATACAGTGAATGGTACTGTTATCCATGTAACAGATAAAGAAATTATGGTTAATATTGGATATAAATCTGATGGAATTATTCCTAAACATGAGATTTCAAATGATCCATTGGTAAATCCTCATGATATTGCAAAAGAAGGGGATCCTATTGAAGCATATGTTTTAAGAACTGATGATGGAGAAGGAAATATCCTTTTATCTAAAAAAAGAGTAGATGCAGAAAAATATTGGGAAAACTTAGAAGAAGTGAAAGCGGAAAATAAGACACTAAAAGTAAAAGTTCTTCAAGTTGTTAAAGGTGGAGTTATTGCTGCATATAAAGAAATTACAGGTTTTATACCAGCGTCACAATTATCAACAAGTTATGTAGATGATTTACAAGAATATGTTGGAAAAGAACTTCATGTAAAGATCATTGATTTAGATTTCAGAAAGAAAAAAGTTGTATTTTCACGAAGAGTTGTTAAGAAAGAAGAAAATGAAATTAAAAGACGTTTATTATGGGAGAGTATAGAAAAAGGTAAGACTATTGAGGGTGAAGTAAAAAGACTTGCAGATTTTGGAGCCTTTGTTGATATTGGTGGAATGGACGGATTAGTTCATATTTCAGACCTTTCATGGGGAAGAGTAAATCATCCAAAAGAGGTTGTAAAAATTGGAGATAAAATTAAAGTTGTTATATTAGATTTTGATAAAGAAAAAAATAGAATTTCATTAGGACTTAAGCAAACAACTCCTGAGCCATGGGGAAATATTGAAGGAAAATATAATGTTGGTGATATTGTAGATGGGAAAGTTGTAAAGCTAGTAGATTTCGGAGCTTTTGTTGAACTTGAGCCTGGTGTAGATGGACTAGTGCATATTTCTCAAATAGCTGATCGCCACATTGCAAAGGCATCTGAGGAAGTTCATGTTGGTCAAACGGTAAAAGTAAAAATACTAGATTTGAATAAAGAAAATAAACGAATTAGTTTAAGTATGAAAGAAGCTGTAGAAGGTGCAAATGATACAAATGTAGAAATCATCAATGAAGATGAACCTACTACAATAGGTGAAATATTAGAATCTAAAGAATAA
- a CDS encoding TrmO family methyltransferase domain-containing protein: MKKIKFQSIGDYEIINRLDEGTEGITKITLKKDFQKAMIKLGDFSHCIIFTKNKNNLFCYGAKIYRLHEKSGEILINGVNMKGEIVDIKPYFPCEERLENDYTNQKSTAIYFNENPIGEYLFFNNSGVIQIHESEYLPKDKIESALEKIEKGDYLRVLWWFDRFDKKELRKNCMCNPPYENAPKCGIFATRSPVRPNPMASTVVRVEAVDKYNHYIRVCGFDGFENSQILQIIPYSDVTVFKDVRVPEWVEHWTDYKVFQESKGDIPENNVCGQCGSIYFDLTPGVFSYNDPDHMCPTCKGLGEKLQIDVERIVSNPNKSILDGASVWWGNLRKHREKPNANWMRGEVLALAGYEGKSGSTF; the protein is encoded by the coding sequence ATGAAAAAAATAAAATTTCAATCAATTGGAGACTATGAAATTATAAACAGATTGGATGAAGGGACAGAAGGTATTACAAAGATTACTTTAAAAAAGGACTTTCAAAAAGCTATGATAAAATTAGGTGATTTTAGTCATTGTATTATTTTCACCAAAAATAAAAATAACCTTTTCTGTTATGGAGCAAAAATATATAGGTTGCATGAAAAGAGTGGTGAAATTTTGATAAATGGAGTAAATATGAAAGGTGAAATTGTAGATATAAAACCATATTTCCCATGTGAAGAAAGGCTAGAAAATGACTATACAAATCAAAAATCTACAGCAATTTATTTCAATGAAAATCCTATTGGTGAGTATCTATTTTTCAATAACAGTGGTGTAATACAGATTCATGAATCGGAATATCTTCCAAAAGATAAAATAGAATCAGCATTAGAAAAGATAGAAAAAGGAGATTATCTAAGGGTTCTTTGGTGGTTTGACAGATTTGACAAAAAAGAATTACGTAAGAATTGTATGTGTAATCCGCCTTATGAAAATGCACCAAAGTGTGGGATTTTTGCTACAAGGTCACCTGTAAGACCAAATCCTATGGCATCTACCGTTGTAAGAGTAGAAGCCGTGGATAAGTATAATCACTATATAAGGGTTTGTGGTTTTGATGGATTTGAAAATTCGCAGATATTACAAATCATTCCATATAGTGATGTTACTGTTTTTAAAGATGTTAGAGTTCCGGAGTGGGTAGAGCATTGGACGGATTACAAAGTCTTTCAAGAATCTAAAGGGGATATTCCAGAAAACAATGTATGTGGTCAATGCGGAAGCATTTATTTTGACTTGACACCAGGAGTATTTAGTTACAATGACCCGGATCATATGTGTCCTACATGCAAGGGCTTAGGAGAGAAATTACAGATTGATGTTGAGCGTATAGTAAGTAATCCTAATAAATCTATTTTGGATGGAGCATCTGTTTGGTGGGGAAATTTGAGAAAGCATAGGGAAAAGCCAAATGCAAACTGGATGAGAGGAGAAGTACTTGCCCTTGCTGGATATGAAGGAAAATCTGGAAGTACCTTTTAA
- a CDS encoding NADH-dependent flavin oxidoreductase — protein sequence MFNEFILKENVKLRNKIVLAPLTTWSSNDNLTISDEEVDYYIARSKEAGMVITGCTFFQPNGQAFENEFYAGSDEFIPSLKKLSNSIKSQGAKAILQIFHGGRMALPNNGQLISASAVKSMYNVFGMEAEMETPKEMTHEEIQEFIHDFYETTRRAIEAGFDGIEIHGSNKFLIQQFFSAETNRRTDEWGGTSEKRLRFPLEIIKAANKARTQYSNTKFIIGYRFSPEEMEEKGITLEDTLYLVDKLADQEIDYMHVSLMHYKATSIRNPSDKRIIGKLLLEKVNGRKPIIGVGSIYSKADVEDALNNVGYNLVSIGQAIVTDPNWIRKIKASEEIQNYIDMENLEKQNIPIRMANKIASFPGWFKIKRSE from the coding sequence ATGTTTAATGAATTTATACTTAAAGAAAACGTGAAATTAAGAAATAAAATTGTTTTGGCACCTTTAACAACATGGTCTTCAAATGATAATCTAACGATTTCAGATGAAGAAGTCGATTATTATATAGCTAGATCAAAAGAAGCAGGAATGGTTATTACAGGATGTACTTTCTTTCAACCAAATGGGCAGGCATTTGAAAACGAGTTTTATGCGGGTAGTGATGAATTTATACCTTCACTAAAAAAACTATCAAATTCAATAAAATCGCAAGGTGCAAAGGCTATTCTTCAAATATTCCATGGTGGTAGAATGGCTTTGCCTAACAACGGGCAACTCATTAGTGCTTCAGCAGTTAAATCTATGTATAATGTTTTTGGAATGGAAGCAGAAATGGAAACACCAAAAGAAATGACTCATGAAGAAATCCAAGAGTTTATTCATGACTTTTACGAAACAACTAGAAGAGCAATTGAAGCAGGCTTTGATGGTATTGAAATCCATGGTTCAAACAAATTCTTGATTCAACAATTCTTTTCAGCAGAAACTAATCGCCGAACAGATGAATGGGGTGGAACAAGTGAGAAAAGACTGCGTTTCCCACTTGAAATCATAAAGGCTGCAAATAAAGCAAGAACTCAATACAGTAATACAAAATTTATAATTGGCTATAGATTCTCCCCAGAAGAAATGGAAGAGAAAGGAATTACATTAGAAGATACCTTATATCTAGTAGACAAATTAGCAGATCAAGAAATTGATTATATGCATGTATCTCTAATGCATTACAAAGCTACATCAATAAGAAATCCAAGTGATAAAAGAATCATAGGAAAGTTATTACTGGAAAAGGTTAACGGAAGAAAGCCAATAATTGGAGTAGGAAGCATATATTCCAAAGCAGACGTAGAAGATGCTTTGAACAATGTAGGATACAATCTAGTTTCTATAGGGCAAGCTATAGTCACAGACCCTAATTGGATTAGAAAGATAAAAGCTAGCGAAGAAATTCAAAATTACATAGATATGGAAAACCTTGAAAAACAAAATATTCCAATCAGAATGGCCAATAAAATTGCTAGTTTCCCAGGTTGGTTTAAAATAAAAAGGTCTGAATAA
- a CDS encoding CheR family methyltransferase, with product MINYEKFKEKVYKKTGINLSYYKERQMKRRIDSLIKRNNFTNYEDYYNAITKDKKLFDEFINYLTINVSEFFRNSSQWTILQKEIFPALLKNKKTLKIWSAACSTGDEPYSLVMALSELVPLKSIKILATDLDKEAINKAKNGVYSKKSIENVPKHLASKYFEKIGDAYKVCDDIKACVQFKQHNLLNDKYPDQCDLIVCRNVMIYFTEESKEIMYKKFHDALNDEGILFVGSTEQIILPTRYNLDSHRTFFYKKI from the coding sequence ATGATTAATTACGAGAAATTCAAAGAAAAAGTATATAAAAAGACAGGCATTAATTTATCTTATTATAAAGAAAGACAAATGAAGAGAAGAATTGATTCTTTAATTAAAAGAAATAATTTTACAAACTATGAAGATTATTATAATGCTATAACTAAGGATAAAAAACTTTTTGATGAGTTTATTAATTATCTAACAATAAACGTATCAGAGTTTTTTAGAAATTCAAGTCAATGGACGATCCTACAGAAGGAAATATTTCCTGCCCTTTTAAAAAATAAAAAAACTCTAAAAATTTGGAGTGCTGCATGTTCTACTGGTGATGAGCCTTATTCTCTTGTAATGGCATTAAGCGAATTAGTACCACTAAAGTCTATAAAAATATTAGCTACGGATCTTGATAAGGAAGCAATCAACAAAGCTAAAAATGGTGTATATTCTAAAAAGAGTATTGAGAATGTACCAAAGCATCTGGCGAGTAAATATTTTGAAAAAATTGGAGATGCTTATAAAGTTTGTGATGATATCAAAGCTTGTGTTCAATTTAAACAGCATAATTTATTGAATGATAAATATCCAGACCAGTGTGACTTAATTGTATGTAGAAATGTGATGATTTATTTTACAGAAGAATCTAAAGAAATCATGTATAAAAAATTTCATGATGCATTAAATGATGAAGGTATATTGTTTGTTGGCAGTACCGAACAAATTATTTTACCTACAAGATATAATTTAGATTCTCATAGAACTTTTTTTTATAAAAAAATATAA
- a CDS encoding AraC family transcriptional regulator: protein MEFIFNESRLIYISKINKVQDYIEKHLDEELNIRQLSEIAAFSSFHFQRIYRQMTGESLYSYIKRLRLEKATFLLLANKKKSIQDIALSIGFSNQASFAKAFKEKFAMNASQFRYLNETGNMTIKDISMNGKVYNTDIRYTRPIEISVKSIETIKVVYIRHVGSYKGNNNLFEGLFSKLYSYTSSRNYIRNDSKWFALYHDFGDLTMEEQLRLSVCMSTNEDVKTDGEFGSMFLEGGTCVVGRFLLKPNEYQLAWNYMLSKWLPESGYMPDNRIFFEHYPSQECYQCKEEKVVEICIPITPL from the coding sequence ATGGAGTTTATATTTAATGAATCAAGGTTGATTTATATTTCTAAAATTAATAAGGTACAAGATTATATAGAAAAACATTTAGATGAAGAATTAAATATAAGGCAGCTATCAGAAATTGCTGCCTTTTCTAGTTTTCATTTTCAACGGATTTATCGACAGATGACAGGGGAAAGTCTCTATAGTTATATCAAAAGATTACGACTTGAAAAAGCTACATTTCTATTACTTGCTAATAAGAAAAAATCAATCCAAGATATTGCTTTATCAATTGGTTTTTCCAATCAGGCATCTTTTGCAAAAGCTTTCAAAGAGAAATTTGCTATGAATGCAAGTCAATTCAGATATCTTAATGAGACTGGAAATATGACAATTAAAGATATTAGCATGAATGGAAAAGTATATAATACAGATATTCGTTATACTAGACCTATAGAAATATCTGTCAAATCAATAGAGACAATAAAAGTGGTTTATATTAGGCATGTGGGCTCTTATAAAGGTAATAACAATCTTTTTGAAGGATTATTTTCAAAATTATATTCTTATACCAGTTCAAGGAATTATATAAGAAATGATTCAAAATGGTTTGCGCTGTACCATGATTTTGGGGATCTGACAATGGAAGAGCAGCTAAGATTAAGTGTATGCATGTCAACTAATGAAGATGTAAAAACTGACGGCGAATTTGGCAGTATGTTTCTAGAAGGTGGTACATGTGTGGTTGGAAGATTTTTGTTAAAGCCAAATGAATATCAACTAGCTTGGAATTATATGCTGTCAAAATGGTTGCCAGAAAGCGGTTATATGCCAGATAATCGTATATTTTTTGAACATTACCCATCTCAAGAATGCTATCAATGTAAAGAGGAGAAAGTTGTAGAAATATGTATTCCGATAACTCCTCTTTAG
- the ald gene encoding alanine dehydrogenase: MIVGIPKEIKNNENRVAITPAGVEAFVKAGHEVIIENNAGVGSGFSNEVYEDAGAKIIPTPKEVFDQADMIIKVKEPLKEEYDYFKEGQILYTYLHLAPEPELTKALIEKKVVGIAYETVQLEDRSLPLLMPMSMIAGRMATQIGAQFLEKHEGGKGVLLGGVPSVAPAEVVVVGGGIVGTNAAKMAVGLGANVTILDVSMSRLIYLDDIFGGRVNTVMSNSYNIAEAVRKADLVIGSVLIPGAKAPKLVTEDMVKTMAPGSVLVDVAIDQGGCIETIDKISTHDNPTYEKFGVLHYAVANMPGAVARTSTLALTNTTLKYGLDIANKGYLQAIKDDKALAKGVNVIDGKITFEAVAKAHDLEYTPLEEIIG; this comes from the coding sequence ATGATAGTAGGAATTCCAAAGGAAATTAAAAACAATGAGAACAGAGTGGCTATAACACCTGCCGGCGTAGAAGCTTTTGTTAAAGCAGGGCATGAAGTTATCATTGAAAACAATGCTGGTGTTGGAAGTGGCTTTAGTAATGAAGTTTATGAAGATGCAGGTGCGAAAATAATTCCTACCCCTAAGGAAGTATTTGACCAAGCTGATATGATTATCAAAGTTAAGGAACCTCTAAAAGAAGAATACGATTACTTTAAAGAAGGACAAATATTATATACATATTTACATTTAGCTCCAGAACCAGAATTAACTAAAGCCCTTATAGAAAAGAAAGTAGTTGGTATTGCCTATGAAACAGTTCAACTTGAGGATCGTTCTCTTCCACTACTTATGCCTATGAGTATGATAGCAGGAAGAATGGCAACTCAAATTGGTGCTCAATTCTTAGAAAAGCATGAAGGCGGAAAAGGCGTATTATTAGGTGGAGTACCAAGTGTTGCTCCAGCTGAAGTTGTAGTAGTAGGTGGCGGTATTGTTGGAACAAATGCAGCTAAAATGGCTGTTGGTCTTGGCGCAAATGTAACGATTTTAGATGTAAGTATGAGCAGACTTATTTATTTAGATGATATTTTTGGTGGAAGAGTAAACACTGTTATGTCAAATAGCTATAATATTGCAGAAGCTGTTAGAAAAGCAGATTTAGTAATAGGTTCTGTATTAATCCCAGGAGCAAAAGCACCTAAATTAGTAACAGAAGATATGGTTAAGACAATGGCACCAGGTTCTGTACTTGTTGATGTTGCTATTGACCAAGGTGGTTGTATAGAAACAATCGATAAAATCTCTACTCATGACAATCCTACATATGAAAAATTTGGTGTTCTTCATTATGCAGTTGCAAATATGCCAGGTGCAGTAGCAAGAACATCTACTCTAGCATTAACAAATACTACTTTAAAATATGGATTAGATATAGCTAATAAAGGTTATTTACAAGCAATTAAGGATGATAAAGCGTTAGCTAAAGGTGTTAACGTAATTGATGGAAAGATTACTTTTGAAGCAGTAGCAAAAGCACATGATCTTGAGTATACTCCACTTGAAGAAATTATTGGATAA
- a CDS encoding DMT family transporter, with the protein MKEIIPIIFAVLAGIFTTLEASINAKLGRIVSPKIATLHSLVTGVIIILIGNLLKGSLHQYTKVIHVRPQLLIGGIFGTFIIYFVTRTIPKLGVANTLTIIVASQIISGLLIDVFVNKQQELDWFKLIGIVLLLCGTYFIMKK; encoded by the coding sequence ATGAAAGAAATAATCCCAATTATATTTGCTGTCTTAGCAGGTATTTTTACCACTCTAGAAGCAAGTATTAATGCTAAATTAGGAAGAATTGTTTCTCCTAAAATTGCCACTCTACATAGTTTAGTTACAGGTGTTATTATTATCCTAATCGGAAATCTGTTAAAAGGTAGCTTACACCAATACACAAAAGTCATTCATGTAAGACCTCAGTTACTCATTGGTGGTATTTTTGGTACTTTCATTATTTACTTTGTGACAAGAACAATTCCTAAACTAGGTGTAGCAAACACGCTTACTATCATCGTTGCTTCCCAAATCATAAGTGGGTTATTAATCGATGTATTTGTCAACAAGCAACAGGAATTAGACTGGTTTAAGTTAATTGGAATCGTCCTTTTGCTTTGTGGTACCTACTTTATCATGAAGAAATAG
- a CDS encoding ATP-binding cassette domain-containing protein gives MTNILYVMDEPSKGLHPRDYQFLIEVIRDLKKLNNTVIMVEHKKAFIDRADYLVEVGPRAGKYGGQLLRAEEVQDNKGSNRDTFDFRPTNKVISGNRILALKGVTTNNLKNIDIKIPLSKLTCVIGVSGSGKSSLVSKTIYPAVLKKLGKKSDVTGEYKDICGANDLKEVYYVSQNPIGKTPRSIPGTYSGVYDLIRDYYAKLEQAKKKRLTKEHFSFNSKKGQCSECKGAGLIAVPMHFMPDIYTTCTKCNGRRYDDKILEIKYKGYSISDLLEMEINEVKEVFRDEKKIFDMLDIFDRLGISYIKLGQSATTLSGGEAQRIKLAKQLCLGKTKDVLYILDEPTTGLDDENVKKLIYILKELTNNGATVIVIEHNSLLIQQADWIIEMGPDGGNLGGYVVNEGWLNNGTI, from the coding sequence TTGACAAATATTCTCTATGTAATGGATGAACCATCTAAAGGACTTCATCCAAGGGACTATCAATTTCTTATAGAAGTTATTCGCGATTTAAAGAAACTAAACAATACAGTTATCATGGTGGAACATAAAAAAGCGTTTATTGATAGGGCAGATTATTTAGTAGAGGTAGGTCCAAGAGCCGGTAAATACGGTGGACAATTATTAAGAGCTGAAGAAGTACAGGATAATAAAGGTAGTAATAGAGATACTTTTGATTTTAGACCTACCAATAAAGTGATTAGTGGAAATAGGATTTTGGCACTAAAGGGGGTAACTACCAATAATCTAAAAAACATAGATATTAAGATACCTCTATCAAAACTAACTTGTGTGATTGGGGTAAGTGGATCGGGTAAGAGTAGCTTAGTTTCAAAAACCATATATCCGGCTGTTTTAAAAAAGCTTGGGAAAAAAAGTGATGTCACAGGAGAGTATAAGGATATTTGTGGAGCAAATGACTTAAAAGAAGTTTATTATGTTAGTCAAAACCCAATTGGTAAGACACCTAGGTCGATTCCTGGAACTTATTCAGGTGTATATGATTTAATAAGGGATTACTATGCTAAATTGGAGCAAGCAAAGAAGAAGAGATTAACTAAGGAGCATTTCAGCTTTAATAGCAAAAAAGGACAGTGCTCAGAATGTAAAGGTGCTGGTCTGATAGCTGTTCCTATGCATTTTATGCCAGATATATATACGACATGTACAAAATGTAATGGAAGAAGATATGATGATAAGATATTAGAAATAAAATACAAAGGGTATAGTATTTCAGATTTATTAGAGATGGAAATTAATGAGGTTAAGGAAGTGTTCAGGGATGAAAAGAAAATATTTGATATGCTAGACATATTTGATCGATTAGGAATATCTTATATTAAACTAGGTCAAAGTGCAACAACGCTTTCTGGGGGTGAAGCACAGCGAATAAAATTAGCAAAACAATTATGCTTAGGTAAAACAAAGGATGTACTATATATTCTCGACGAACCTACAACCGGTCTTGATGATGAAAATGTAAAAAAACTAATCTATATCTTAAAAGAACTAACAAATAATGGCGCAACTGTTATCGTAATTGAACATAATTCTTTACTTATACAACAAGCAGATTGGATTATTGAGATGGGCCCGGATGGTGGAAATTTAGGTGGTTATGTTGTAAATGAAGGTTGGTTGAATAATGGAACTATATAG
- a CDS encoding YkoF family thiamine/hydroxymethylpyrimidine-binding protein has product MITAEVAVYPMKTSNATNAINNSINTLKANNVSYTVNSMNTQLTGTKAQIFNSLESMFTEAENTGGEVSMVVTITNASK; this is encoded by the coding sequence ATGATTACAGCAGAAGTAGCGGTATATCCAATGAAAACTTCTAATGCTACAAATGCAATTAACAATTCTATTAACACATTGAAAGCAAATAATGTTAGTTACACTGTAAATTCTATGAATACTCAATTAACAGGGACAAAGGCACAGATATTTAATAGTTTAGAATCAATGTTTACAGAAGCAGAGAATACTGGAGGAGAAGTAAGTATGGTAGTTACAATAACTAATGCAAGTAAATAG
- a CDS encoding MerR family transcriptional regulator, with protein sequence MFDKEKRYSISEVSKITGYEPHVLRYYENDFNLEIPRTKSNRRYYTYKEIEQIIYIKELQQKGLTNKQIKLILESPELVLPASSEVAATSSEELSIVEDHSSDIVQVVCSNMNESINNNISFKLEEMKEEIIDSIDSMLKEKDEIEHADSIRKEKDVLICENARLKMKVKEKSYELAQLKEKMSRLDQQKIPFWKKIFSK encoded by the coding sequence GTGTTTGATAAAGAGAAAAGATATTCTATTTCCGAAGTTAGTAAAATAACAGGATATGAACCCCATGTACTAAGATATTATGAAAATGATTTTAATTTAGAAATACCGAGAACAAAATCTAATCGGAGATATTATACCTATAAGGAAATCGAACAAATTATTTACATAAAGGAACTTCAGCAAAAGGGATTAACCAATAAGCAGATTAAACTTATTCTTGAATCTCCAGAATTAGTTTTACCTGCATCAAGTGAGGTTGCTGCCACTAGTTCTGAGGAGTTAAGTATTGTAGAAGATCATTCTTCAGATATTGTACAAGTGGTATGTAGCAATATGAATGAGTCTATTAATAATAATATTAGTTTTAAACTTGAAGAAATGAAGGAGGAGATTATAGACTCTATAGATTCTATGCTGAAAGAAAAAGATGAAATAGAGCATGCTGATTCAATACGAAAAGAAAAGGATGTTTTAATATGTGAAAATGCTAGATTGAAGATGAAGGTAAAGGAAAAGAGCTATGAATTGGCTCAATTAAAAGAAAAGATGAGCCGATTAGATCAACAAAAAATACCTTTTTGGAAAAAAATATTTTCAAAATAA